Proteins encoded by one window of Salicibibacter halophilus:
- a CDS encoding toxic anion resistance protein, producing the protein MSEDKNQENEEIETQLPEEEQSKAEEAAKSYMEKFKESDDATALVNELGNLGEHEQKQAGESLEALKRPVGEMLEQKNNELPERLYDLREKVSSLEPEHLKEGRLQKTLNKLIRRDPVEQYAKKYKTVEGQVENIIESLLAGKDKLQADNLMLDQLRETANARIQNLEQQIETGKQLNEMLEAEMTADEWRDNPVPLQKGQQKVVTRIQNMSQAIMVLQQSLASVDLIKENNEKLEEAIFNAITMTKNVITVTASIQLALGNQKNVIDAVQNVNQATEDMILSNAKTLRTNTEETLKTLEEPAVAIESFREAYEDVQAAIDITEQSNERIVKSGKAFIAELEKLNEDVRKKLPE; encoded by the coding sequence ATGTCCGAAGACAAAAATCAGGAAAATGAAGAAATAGAAACGCAGCTCCCTGAAGAAGAACAGTCAAAAGCAGAGGAAGCTGCTAAAAGCTATATGGAAAAGTTTAAAGAAAGTGATGACGCCACAGCTTTAGTGAACGAACTCGGCAACCTGGGAGAACATGAACAAAAACAAGCCGGCGAATCGTTGGAAGCATTAAAACGGCCGGTCGGAGAGATGTTGGAACAAAAAAACAACGAGCTTCCGGAGCGTTTGTACGATTTGCGCGAAAAAGTGTCCAGTCTCGAACCCGAACACCTAAAAGAAGGCCGCTTGCAAAAAACATTGAACAAGTTAATCCGCAGGGATCCGGTCGAGCAATATGCGAAGAAGTATAAAACGGTTGAAGGACAAGTGGAGAACATTATTGAATCTTTGCTTGCCGGCAAAGATAAACTCCAAGCCGACAATCTCATGCTGGATCAATTGCGCGAAACCGCTAACGCACGCATTCAAAATTTGGAACAACAAATCGAAACGGGCAAACAATTAAATGAAATGCTGGAAGCGGAAATGACGGCCGATGAATGGCGCGATAACCCCGTCCCTTTGCAAAAAGGGCAACAAAAAGTCGTCACCCGCATCCAAAACATGTCCCAGGCGATCATGGTATTGCAACAATCGCTCGCTTCCGTCGATCTTATAAAAGAAAACAACGAAAAGTTGGAGGAAGCCATTTTCAACGCGATCACGATGACAAAAAATGTCATTACCGTGACCGCTTCCATTCAACTTGCCCTCGGCAATCAGAAAAATGTCATTGATGCCGTTCAAAATGTCAATCAGGCGACCGAAGACATGATTTTAAGCAATGCAAAAACATTGCGCACCAATACCGAAGAAACATTAAAAACCCTTGAAGAACCCGCTGTCGCCATTGAATCGTTCCGCGAAGCCTATGAAGATGTGCAGGCGGCGATTGATATAACCGAACAATCCAATGAACGCATTGTAAAATCAGGCAAAGCCTTTATTGCCGAGCTTGAAAAATTAAACGAAGACGTGCGGAAGAAACT
- the gltB gene encoding glutamate synthase large subunit — MLNQNVKNPGLYRSDFEHDNCGIGFLANMKGTPSYTIVRSALDLLCNLEHRGGAGAEENSGDGAGILLQIPHELFETEAEKEGFSLPAAGGYGVGMMFLPMDKEKRDICKTMLKNICAEEGAEVLGFRSVPVNEDGIGDIALGARPFIEQVFIRANGYSDVDLERKLYVLRKRAEREVPAWLGNEEPFYFASLSTNTIVYKGMLTTEQLGSFYVDLQKKTFKSTIALVHSRFSTNTFPSWERAHPNRYLMHNGEINTIKGNVNWMHARESVFHSRAFGDDLQKAKPIIDGGGSDSSMFDNAFEFLTLSGRSMAHTAMMMIPEPWQNAYGMSEAKRAFYQFHSCLMEPWDGPTAIVFTDGNQVGASLDRNGLRPSRYIVTEDDIVVMSSEVGVLPVAPEKIVKKSRLYPGQMLIVDPDEGRILPDEEVKRDIVDEKPYKQWIKEQMLTLDDIREHAGDRTENEQPLRVQQSMYGYTDEEITKQLLPMVKEGTDPVGSMGYDNPLAVLAEKPQLLYNYFKQQFAQVTNPPIDVIREETVAAVGTTIGREGDLLHPGPENARHIYLDTPIVSDEEMAKLRACDEKGLRAATLAMVFSATDGAESMNGALERLFSEADQAIERGATLLVLSDRDLSSEWVPMPALLAVSGLHHYLIRNGKRTQVSILVESGEPREVHHHCLLLGYGAEAINPYLVYQTLGESTENGELLEYSYIETVKRYIKTATKGIMKVLSKMGISTIQSYRGAQIFEAVGIDETVIDRHFTWTDSRISGIGLPTIATESLQRHRRAFELLQFDELVLEPGDDHQWRRNGEEHQYNPHTIHMLQQACRTNDQEMFRNYSRSIDEQSDRQTTLRGLLALKNDRPSVPLEEVEPVEEIFKRFKTGAMSFGSISKEAHETLAIAMNRIGGKSNTGEGGEDPDRFSRDENGDIRRSAIKQVASGRFGVTSHYLVNADEIQIKIAQGAKPGEGGQLPGEKVYPWIATVRGTTAGVGLISPPPHHDIYSIEDLAQLIHDLKHANPNANISVKLVSGTGVGTIAAGVAKGRADGIVISGYDGGTGAAARTSIKHTGLPWEIGLADAHQTLVMNGLRNRIRLETDGKLMTGKDVISAALLGAEEYAFSTAPLVVIGCVMMRVCHIDTCPVGIATQNPELRKKFGGSADQVVRFMTFIAEETREVMASLGFTKLDDLIGRTDLLEQKEAVRNPKAKQVNLQSLLYRPKANDQAAHVGSGNQQHLVDSSLDRKVLMEKCRPALEHRQPVQASFAIWSINRAVGTVLGSSISKKYGADGLPEDTVDLTFSGSAGQSFGSFIPKGMTLRLLGDANDYIGKGLSGGKITAAPHEDAQIDAEDNIIVGNTAFYGATAGKAYISGIAGERFCVRNSGADVVVEGVGDHALEYMTGGRVVVLGATGKNFAAGMSGGEAFVYNPDNIFASYCNRELVEIERVSEDDAEGLYTMIRDHVGYTNSDLGSRILADWKVAITQFVKVIPSNYRKMLQAIDALMQEGLSEEEAIMTTFDKSKRKQLNEQK; from the coding sequence ATGCTGAATCAAAACGTAAAGAATCCCGGTCTTTATCGATCGGATTTTGAACACGACAATTGTGGGATTGGCTTTCTGGCCAATATGAAGGGAACCCCTTCTTATACAATTGTCCGCAGTGCTTTGGATTTGCTGTGTAACTTGGAGCACCGCGGAGGGGCAGGTGCCGAGGAAAATTCCGGTGATGGGGCAGGGATCCTCTTGCAAATCCCCCACGAATTGTTTGAAACGGAGGCGGAAAAAGAAGGATTTTCTCTTCCGGCTGCCGGGGGATATGGCGTCGGCATGATGTTTTTGCCTATGGACAAAGAAAAACGAGATATTTGCAAAACCATGCTCAAGAACATTTGCGCCGAAGAAGGCGCGGAAGTGCTTGGGTTTAGAAGTGTGCCGGTGAATGAAGATGGCATTGGTGACATCGCCCTCGGGGCTCGCCCGTTTATTGAGCAAGTGTTTATCCGGGCCAACGGTTACAGCGATGTCGATTTGGAAAGAAAACTGTATGTGCTCCGAAAACGCGCGGAAAGGGAAGTCCCCGCGTGGCTTGGGAATGAAGAACCTTTTTATTTTGCAAGCTTGTCCACGAATACGATCGTTTATAAAGGCATGCTGACGACGGAACAATTGGGCAGTTTCTATGTTGATTTGCAAAAAAAGACCTTCAAAAGCACGATTGCGCTCGTTCACTCCCGTTTTAGCACGAATACGTTTCCCAGTTGGGAGCGCGCCCATCCGAACCGTTATTTAATGCACAATGGAGAAATTAACACGATCAAAGGGAATGTGAACTGGATGCACGCTCGTGAATCTGTCTTTCATTCCCGGGCGTTTGGAGACGACTTGCAAAAAGCCAAGCCGATTATCGATGGCGGCGGCAGCGATTCGTCCATGTTTGACAATGCATTTGAATTTTTAACGTTATCCGGGCGCTCCATGGCGCATACAGCGATGATGATGATTCCCGAGCCATGGCAAAATGCGTATGGAATGAGTGAAGCGAAACGCGCGTTTTATCAATTCCATAGTTGTTTAATGGAACCATGGGATGGACCGACGGCGATTGTTTTTACCGATGGCAATCAGGTTGGTGCAAGTTTGGACCGTAATGGTCTGCGGCCGTCCAGGTACATCGTTACGGAAGATGATATTGTCGTCATGTCCTCGGAAGTAGGGGTTTTGCCGGTAGCGCCGGAGAAAATTGTTAAGAAAAGCCGTTTGTATCCCGGACAAATGCTTATCGTCGATCCGGACGAAGGGCGTATTCTTCCGGATGAGGAAGTGAAAAGGGATATCGTTGATGAAAAACCATACAAACAGTGGATCAAGGAGCAAATGCTCACGCTTGATGACATTCGCGAGCACGCTGGTGATCGAACGGAAAACGAGCAACCACTTCGAGTGCAACAATCGATGTATGGGTATACCGATGAAGAGATTACGAAACAATTGCTGCCGATGGTGAAAGAGGGGACAGATCCGGTTGGCTCCATGGGGTATGACAACCCGCTTGCCGTTTTGGCGGAGAAACCGCAGCTTTTATACAATTATTTTAAGCAGCAGTTTGCGCAAGTGACCAATCCCCCAATTGATGTCATTCGGGAAGAGACGGTGGCGGCTGTAGGCACAACCATTGGCCGTGAAGGGGATTTGTTGCACCCGGGGCCGGAAAATGCGCGTCACATTTATTTGGATACTCCGATCGTTTCCGATGAAGAAATGGCCAAGTTGCGCGCGTGCGATGAAAAAGGGCTTCGGGCAGCGACATTGGCGATGGTGTTTTCGGCAACGGACGGCGCTGAAAGCATGAACGGGGCATTGGAACGCTTATTTTCGGAAGCGGATCAAGCCATCGAACGCGGCGCGACATTGCTCGTGTTAAGTGACCGCGATCTTTCATCGGAGTGGGTGCCGATGCCGGCACTGCTGGCGGTATCCGGATTGCACCATTACCTCATTCGCAACGGGAAACGCACGCAAGTGAGCATCCTTGTAGAGTCCGGTGAACCGAGAGAAGTGCATCATCATTGCTTATTGCTCGGATACGGAGCTGAAGCGATCAACCCATACCTCGTCTATCAAACGTTGGGTGAATCGACCGAAAACGGTGAACTCTTGGAGTATTCATATATTGAAACGGTAAAACGTTACATTAAAACCGCAACAAAAGGAATCATGAAGGTTCTTTCAAAAATGGGAATTTCCACGATTCAAAGTTATCGGGGAGCACAGATTTTTGAAGCTGTCGGAATCGATGAAACAGTGATCGACCGCCATTTTACGTGGACGGATTCCCGGATAAGCGGCATTGGTTTACCAACGATTGCTACCGAATCGCTTCAGCGTCATCGCCGGGCATTTGAGCTTCTTCAATTTGATGAACTGGTTCTTGAGCCCGGGGATGACCATCAATGGCGCCGCAATGGGGAAGAGCACCAGTATAATCCCCATACGATTCATATGCTGCAGCAAGCGTGCCGCACCAATGATCAAGAAATGTTCAGAAACTACAGTCGTTCGATCGATGAACAAAGCGACCGGCAAACGACACTGCGGGGGCTGCTAGCGCTGAAAAACGACCGGCCTTCCGTCCCCCTCGAAGAGGTCGAACCTGTGGAGGAGATTTTTAAACGTTTCAAAACGGGGGCCATGTCTTTCGGGTCCATATCCAAAGAAGCCCATGAGACTTTGGCAATCGCCATGAACCGTATTGGAGGAAAATCCAACACCGGGGAAGGCGGGGAAGATCCCGACCGATTTTCGAGGGATGAGAACGGAGATATTCGCCGCAGTGCAATTAAACAAGTTGCTTCGGGCCGCTTTGGGGTAACAAGCCATTATTTGGTGAATGCCGATGAAATTCAAATCAAAATTGCGCAAGGGGCAAAACCCGGAGAAGGGGGACAACTTCCGGGCGAGAAAGTGTATCCATGGATCGCGACTGTTCGTGGCACGACCGCCGGAGTTGGATTGATTTCCCCGCCTCCGCACCATGATATTTACTCGATTGAAGATTTGGCGCAATTGATTCATGACCTTAAGCATGCGAACCCTAATGCCAACATTAGTGTGAAACTCGTCTCCGGTACCGGAGTGGGTACGATCGCGGCCGGCGTGGCAAAAGGGCGCGCGGATGGAATCGTCATCAGCGGATATGACGGTGGTACAGGCGCCGCCGCCCGCACGTCCATCAAGCACACCGGGCTGCCTTGGGAAATCGGTTTGGCCGATGCGCATCAAACGTTGGTGATGAACGGATTAAGAAATCGTATTCGGCTTGAGACCGATGGCAAACTGATGACAGGTAAAGATGTTATTTCCGCTGCGCTTTTAGGCGCTGAGGAATACGCATTCTCGACAGCGCCGCTCGTGGTCATCGGCTGTGTCATGATGCGCGTTTGCCATATTGATACATGTCCGGTCGGAATCGCGACACAAAATCCTGAACTGAGAAAAAAATTCGGTGGATCCGCGGACCAGGTCGTGCGTTTTATGACATTTATAGCCGAAGAAACGCGAGAAGTGATGGCATCACTCGGTTTCACGAAACTCGACGACTTGATCGGACGTACGGATCTTTTGGAACAAAAAGAAGCGGTTAGGAACCCGAAAGCCAAACAAGTGAATTTGCAATCTCTTTTATATCGGCCAAAGGCAAACGATCAAGCAGCCCATGTAGGCAGCGGCAATCAACAGCATCTTGTAGACTCGTCATTAGATAGAAAAGTATTGATGGAGAAATGCCGGCCGGCGTTGGAACATCGACAGCCTGTGCAAGCTTCCTTTGCCATTTGGAGCATCAACCGCGCGGTCGGCACTGTTCTGGGAAGTTCCATCTCCAAAAAATACGGCGCTGACGGTTTGCCTGAAGATACGGTCGATCTGACTTTTTCCGGATCAGCCGGGCAAAGTTTTGGCAGCTTTATTCCGAAAGGGATGACGCTTCGGTTGCTCGGAGATGCCAATGATTATATTGGAAAAGGGCTTTCCGGCGGTAAAATCACCGCGGCACCACACGAGGATGCGCAGATCGATGCCGAGGACAACATCATTGTCGGAAACACCGCTTTTTACGGCGCGACAGCCGGAAAGGCTTATATCTCGGGAATCGCAGGCGAGCGTTTTTGCGTACGAAACAGCGGTGCAGACGTGGTCGTGGAAGGTGTAGGCGACCATGCCCTTGAATATATGACCGGCGGACGCGTGGTCGTCCTCGGGGCAACCGGCAAGAATTTTGCAGCGGGGATGTCAGGCGGAGAAGCATTTGTCTATAACCCCGATAACATTTTTGCTTCCTATTGCAATCGGGAATTGGTAGAAATTGAACGCGTGAGTGAAGACGATGCCGAAGGATTGTACACGATGATCCGTGACCATGTAGGTTATACGAACAGCGATTTAGGCTCACGTATTTTGGCGGATTGGAAAGTTGCCATCACGCAATTTGTAAAAGTTATTCCAAGCAATTACCGCAAAATGCTGCAAGCGATTGATGCGTTGATGCAGGAAGGGTTATCGGAAGAAGAAGCGATCATGACGACGTTTGATAAAAGCAAACGGAAACAATTGAATGAACAAAAATAG
- a CDS encoding FUSC family protein, whose amino-acid sequence MNWTALYGQLLKIGASVGLSIVICLHLQLPPFFAVLAAVLAWDPLGRDAVQNGWSRLLSACAGAGFALLFFYTLGAHPIVYACVTVITLAFCYYASVGKFRAIASVTAIAILPTMAGAGLYEYITRVMSTLVGIILSSVLNIAFDQPTSMTPFKIRSEKYWSQGLDLLAFIIDVELKVGDVQQHPERWAQFDAMRAKLRRLMKRTEKLRPERQYLSASDQQALRLIEKRLYTLSELFEHVHKLREPKNKRRGQTDIPFVIRGFMRMPRLLPTLNEREVRQLFVWFEELMLRENNHMLACGYSIPPVHEVAGECMHTLNVSRIWEQEKEQEDDLPAPQQKTIASVSAKNTGA is encoded by the coding sequence TTGAATTGGACAGCCTTGTATGGACAGCTTTTGAAAATAGGCGCAAGCGTTGGTTTGAGCATTGTCATATGCCTACACTTACAGCTACCTCCCTTTTTTGCTGTCCTGGCGGCTGTTCTCGCCTGGGACCCTCTAGGGAGGGACGCGGTTCAAAACGGGTGGAGCCGACTGCTTTCTGCTTGTGCGGGAGCAGGATTTGCTTTGTTGTTCTTTTACACGCTCGGTGCGCATCCAATTGTTTATGCCTGCGTCACCGTCATTACGCTTGCCTTTTGTTATTACGCGAGTGTTGGCAAATTCCGGGCGATTGCCTCGGTTACCGCTATTGCAATATTACCGACAATGGCCGGCGCGGGGCTTTACGAATATATCACGCGAGTGATGAGCACATTAGTCGGCATCATCCTATCTTCGGTCCTGAACATCGCCTTTGATCAGCCAACCTCGATGACACCTTTCAAAATAAGAAGCGAAAAATACTGGAGCCAGGGACTCGACCTTCTGGCTTTTATCATAGACGTTGAATTAAAAGTGGGTGACGTTCAGCAGCATCCGGAACGATGGGCGCAGTTCGATGCGATGCGGGCAAAATTGCGACGCCTCATGAAACGAACGGAAAAACTGCGGCCGGAACGTCAATATCTCTCCGCTTCTGATCAACAAGCCTTGCGACTTATCGAAAAACGTCTGTATACGTTGTCCGAACTATTTGAGCATGTACATAAACTGCGTGAACCGAAAAATAAACGGCGAGGACAAACGGACATTCCATTCGTGATCAGAGGCTTCATGCGAATGCCACGCTTATTGCCAACCTTAAATGAAAGGGAAGTTCGGCAGTTGTTCGTTTGGTTCGAGGAATTGATGCTGCGTGAGAACAATCATATGCTCGCGTGTGGTTACAGCATCCCTCCTGTTCATGAAGTGGCAGGCGAGTGCATGCACACCTTAAATGTTTCCCGAATATGGGAACAAGAAAAAGAGCAAGAAGATGACCTTCCTGCTCCACAGCAAAAGACGATCGCGTCCGTCTCCGCAAAAAACACCGGTGCTTAA
- the kapB gene encoding sporulation phosphorelay system protein KapB, which produces MIIQGKYKTGVYVGEKIEEKGDRTLLKVLAVLKHPMQGDLHQGFDTNVPLFHERNALAQYEKTWVPTVTVQEYHEEVPAYKESLRSALDEEMKKMKTRDDAFGDEALKILEKLETRYKFD; this is translated from the coding sequence ATGATTATCCAGGGAAAATACAAAACTGGGGTATATGTCGGAGAGAAAATAGAGGAAAAAGGGGATCGCACATTATTAAAGGTGCTGGCTGTTCTCAAACATCCAATGCAAGGAGACCTGCATCAAGGTTTCGATACCAATGTTCCTTTATTTCATGAGAGAAACGCTTTGGCTCAATATGAAAAAACATGGGTGCCCACGGTAACCGTACAAGAATACCATGAGGAAGTTCCCGCCTATAAAGAAAGTTTGCGATCGGCCCTTGATGAGGAAATGAAAAAAATGAAAACAAGAGACGATGCATTTGGAGACGAAGCGCTTAAAATTTTGGAAAAACTTGAAACAAGATATAAATTTGACTAG
- a CDS encoding homoserine dehydrogenase, with translation MDHKVALLGFGGVGQGFLNIIHEKKEALQTQYGQSIEVVSISDLSKGTLHNDSGLDMDKVLSCLQEDGTLHHYTDEPGLEKGWDTMTTVKKSNATVVVELTPTDVETGQPAIDHCTAALSSGKHVVTTNKGPVVNAYRELQQLAARNNVGMFFEGTVMSGTPALSMPRETLAGNDIQKIRGILNGTTNSMLAEMAKGIPYESALKNAQSKGYAEADPTNDVKGYDVQGKVVILANVLMGGNVTRDDIPCQGISHLTEADITEAKRQGKTWKLIGAIEKNGKQVEGYVRPEKLDDEDPLASISGPTNAISYQCDLLGEITLTGAGAGITETGYAVLNDILTIGRS, from the coding sequence ATGGATCACAAAGTTGCGCTATTAGGTTTCGGCGGTGTCGGCCAAGGGTTTTTGAATATTATCCATGAAAAAAAAGAAGCCCTGCAAACACAGTATGGGCAATCCATTGAGGTAGTATCGATTTCAGACCTTTCAAAAGGAACGTTGCATAATGACAGCGGTTTGGATATGGACAAAGTCTTGTCCTGTCTTCAAGAGGACGGCACCCTTCACCATTATACGGATGAGCCGGGATTGGAAAAGGGATGGGACACTATGACAACGGTTAAAAAATCGAATGCAACTGTCGTTGTGGAACTTACCCCTACAGATGTAGAAACCGGGCAACCTGCCATTGATCATTGCACGGCGGCATTATCCTCCGGCAAACATGTGGTCACAACAAATAAAGGGCCGGTGGTAAACGCCTATCGGGAATTGCAACAGCTAGCTGCAAGAAATAATGTTGGCATGTTTTTCGAAGGTACTGTTATGAGCGGTACTCCCGCCTTAAGCATGCCGAGGGAAACATTAGCCGGCAACGACATTCAGAAGATACGCGGCATTTTAAACGGGACCACAAACAGTATGCTTGCTGAGATGGCAAAGGGCATTCCATATGAATCTGCCCTTAAAAATGCCCAATCGAAAGGCTATGCGGAAGCTGATCCAACCAATGATGTCAAAGGGTATGATGTCCAGGGCAAAGTCGTTATTCTTGCGAATGTTCTCATGGGAGGAAACGTGACGAGAGACGATATTCCATGTCAAGGTATTTCTCATCTAACAGAAGCAGACATTACAGAAGCAAAAAGGCAAGGAAAAACATGGAAACTAATCGGTGCCATTGAAAAAAACGGAAAGCAAGTGGAAGGGTATGTTCGACCGGAAAAATTGGATGATGAAGACCCCCTCGCGAGCATTTCGGGACCGACAAATGCCATTAGCTATCAATGTGATTTATTAGGGGAAATAACACTTACCGGTGCAGGCGCAGGAATTACCGAAACCGGATACGCGGTGCTTAATGACATCCTCACCATTGGCAGGAGCTAA
- a CDS encoding aldehyde dehydrogenase family protein, producing the protein MKKQAMFLAGEWTHRSQVIEVDDPGTGEIIATVPKGTAEDMEKALNTAIEGKKVAAELTTRQRIDILARSAKLVDDNVEEAAQLIATEGIKTINEARSEASRAAETLRLAAEEARRLTGETINFDQVSGNADRHGYTFRFPLGIIGAITPFNDPMNLVVHKIAPAIAGGNAVILKPATQTPLSALWLTEKLLEAGLPAKVMSTITGSGSEVTPPLLESREVRMITFTGGLETGEKIAKNAGLKKLSMELGSNSPFLVFKDANLDKAAEAAVAGAYGAGGQNCLSVQRIFVHKEVEQSFTEKFIQKAEQLRTGDKKSEETDMGPVISEEEAKSIMTDIENAKEQGAEVLLGGDHKDCFVHPTLLKHVPKNSTLYKDEVFGPVASLHTFSDYEEAIRSANEVNFGLQVGVFTNHLQTAHKAAYDLHVGGVIINDSSDFRVDAMPFGGVKGSGINREGVHNAIMDMTEPRVVSFKIEDDE; encoded by the coding sequence ATGAAAAAGCAAGCAATGTTTTTAGCAGGAGAATGGACACATAGATCACAAGTGATCGAAGTGGATGATCCAGGTACCGGAGAAATCATTGCCACCGTCCCAAAAGGCACAGCCGAAGATATGGAAAAAGCATTAAATACGGCTATTGAAGGCAAAAAGGTTGCTGCCGAACTTACGACGAGACAACGGATAGATATCCTCGCGAGAAGCGCGAAACTCGTGGACGACAATGTGGAAGAAGCTGCCCAGCTCATTGCCACAGAAGGAATTAAAACGATTAACGAGGCACGTTCAGAAGCGAGCCGTGCTGCTGAAACCCTCCGTTTGGCTGCAGAAGAGGCCAGACGATTGACTGGGGAAACGATCAATTTTGACCAGGTATCCGGCAATGCCGACCGACACGGATACACCTTTCGTTTTCCATTAGGCATTATAGGCGCGATCACCCCATTTAATGACCCGATGAATCTTGTTGTTCATAAAATTGCTCCCGCGATTGCAGGGGGAAATGCTGTTATTCTCAAGCCTGCAACCCAAACGCCGTTATCTGCTTTATGGCTCACGGAAAAACTGCTCGAAGCAGGATTACCTGCCAAAGTGATGAGTACGATCACCGGAAGCGGGAGTGAAGTAACCCCTCCATTGCTTGAAAGCAGAGAAGTTCGGATGATCACATTTACCGGAGGATTAGAGACCGGTGAAAAAATCGCCAAAAATGCAGGCTTGAAAAAACTGAGCATGGAACTTGGCTCTAATTCGCCGTTTCTCGTGTTTAAAGATGCCAATTTGGACAAAGCGGCAGAAGCTGCTGTCGCCGGGGCATACGGAGCAGGTGGACAAAATTGCTTGAGCGTACAAAGAATATTTGTCCATAAAGAAGTTGAACAAAGCTTTACGGAAAAATTTATACAAAAAGCAGAGCAACTGCGCACCGGTGATAAAAAGAGTGAAGAGACCGATATGGGGCCCGTGATTTCAGAGGAAGAAGCAAAAAGCATTATGACGGACATTGAGAATGCAAAAGAACAAGGAGCGGAAGTACTTCTCGGAGGCGATCATAAAGACTGTTTTGTGCATCCAACCTTGTTAAAACACGTTCCTAAAAATTCAACATTGTATAAAGATGAGGTTTTTGGTCCTGTCGCTTCCCTTCATACGTTCTCCGATTATGAGGAGGCCATTCGATCGGCAAATGAAGTCAATTTTGGCCTGCAAGTAGGCGTCTTTACCAATCATCTGCAAACAGCCCATAAGGCAGCTTACGACCTTCATGTCGGCGGCGTTATCATCAATGACAGCAGTGATTTCCGAGTGGACGCAATGCCCTTTGGCGGAGTTAAAGGGTCCGGCATCAACCGCGAAGGCGTTCACAATGCAATCATGGATATGACGGAACCGCGGGTAGTGAGCTTTAAGATCGAAGATGATGAATAA
- a CDS encoding M24 family metallopeptidase, translating to MFSKDEFVTRLNKTKQKMQEYGVEVLILSNPSNMCYITGYDAWSFYVHQAVIVFIDEDEPVWIGREMDAKGAKITTWLSDSHIISYPDEFVQSTIKHPMDFVAHVLNDLGQDTRKIGVEMDAFYYTAMCHERLQFGLPDAEFKNASSLVNWVRVIKSDAEIEYMRKAAYIVENAMQAAYDKADVGVRENEVAAAIYHAQIYGSDDFGGDYTSIVPMLPSGKYTASPHLTWTDQKYKEGDFLTLEIAGCCQRYHTPMARTMVLGKAPDYVRDVGKVVNEGIADTLEHMKPGITAEEVEEIWSNSIAKHGYVKASRLGYSIGLSYPPDWGEHTISFRKGDHSILEPNMAFHLMPGIWFDDFGIEITEPLLVTEDGIETFTSFDRGIYEKPVG from the coding sequence ATGTTCTCGAAAGATGAATTTGTGACGAGGTTGAACAAAACAAAACAGAAAATGCAGGAATACGGGGTAGAGGTCTTGATTCTTTCCAATCCATCGAATATGTGTTATATCACGGGATATGATGCCTGGAGCTTTTATGTCCATCAGGCCGTCATCGTTTTTATTGATGAAGATGAACCTGTTTGGATCGGTCGGGAAATGGACGCGAAAGGAGCAAAAATAACCACTTGGTTAAGCGACTCTCATATTATCTCTTATCCTGATGAATTTGTGCAGTCAACGATTAAACATCCGATGGATTTTGTCGCTCACGTCCTAAATGACTTGGGCCAGGATACGAGAAAAATCGGTGTGGAGATGGATGCTTTTTATTATACGGCCATGTGCCACGAACGCCTGCAATTTGGGCTTCCGGATGCTGAGTTTAAAAACGCGAGCTCCCTTGTTAATTGGGTGCGGGTGATCAAAAGTGATGCCGAAATCGAATATATGCGAAAAGCTGCATATATTGTGGAAAATGCCATGCAAGCAGCCTATGATAAAGCAGATGTAGGTGTTCGGGAAAATGAAGTGGCAGCAGCGATTTACCATGCACAAATTTACGGCAGCGATGATTTCGGCGGGGACTACACATCCATCGTTCCAATGTTGCCATCCGGGAAGTATACGGCAAGTCCCCACCTGACGTGGACCGATCAAAAGTATAAAGAGGGCGATTTTCTAACGTTGGAAATCGCCGGTTGTTGTCAACGTTATCATACACCGATGGCCAGAACGATGGTTCTCGGCAAAGCTCCGGATTATGTTCGTGACGTCGGAAAGGTCGTTAATGAAGGGATTGCGGATACACTTGAGCATATGAAGCCGGGCATAACCGCTGAAGAAGTGGAAGAAATCTGGAGTAACTCGATTGCCAAACATGGCTATGTGAAAGCCTCCAGATTAGGTTACTCCATCGGATTGAGCTATCCTCCGGATTGGGGGGAGCATACCATTAGCTTCCGAAAAGGCGATCATTCCATATTGGAACCCAATATGGCCTTTCATCTCATGCCGGGCATCTGGTTTGATGACTTCGGAATCGAGATTACAGAACCGCTTTTAGTGACAGAGGACGGGATAGAGACATTCACTTCCTTCGATCGGGGAATTTATGAAAAGCCGGTCGGCTAG